From the Campylobacter volucris genome, the window CTCATAGCTTTTGCTATTGTGCATTCTATCGCTCTTTTAATGCGTTGGTATATAGGAGATCATGCTCCATGGAGCAATGCATATGAGAGCATGATTTATATAGCTTGGGCTTGTGTTGTAAGCGCTATTGTATTTTTTAAAAATTCACCATTTGCACTAAGTGCTGCTAGTTTTTTAGCAGGAATTACGCTTTTTGTAGCTCATCTTGGTTTTATGGATCCACAAATTGGAAATTTAATACCTGTTTTAAAATCATATTGGCTTAATATTCATGTATCTATCATCACTGCTAGTTATGCTTTTTTAGCTTTATGTTTTATGCTTGGATTGTTAAATCTTGTGCTTTTTACATTAAGATCTAAAAATTTAAACATAGATTTAAACATTATCAAACTACATTGTATTAATGAAATAGCTATGATTTTAGGCTTAGCTATGCTAACTATTGGTAATTTTTTGGGTGGAGTTTGGGCAAATGAAAGCTGGGGAAGATACTGGGGATGGGATTCAAAAGAAACTTGGGCTTTAATTTGCATTATTATTTATGCTATGGTGATTCATTTAAGATTTTTATTTAAGAAAAATTTCATTTATATATTTTCATGTGCTAGTGTGATTGCTTTTTATTCTATATTGATGACTTATTTTGGGGTGAATTTTTATCTTTCTGGGTTGCATTCTTATGCTAATGGAGATCCTGTGGATATACCTGTATTTTTATATATTTTAGTTGGCATAAATATTATTTTGATAATAAGTGCAAGTTTTAAAAGAAATTTAAATCTGCCTAGCTTTTAAAAAAGCTAAGCTTTAGTTTTTTCTATTTCTTGTAAAGCTAAAATTAATTCTTTTAAATTTTCATAAGGGATATGAACTTTCCAATCTACCCCACTTTCTTTTTTTAGAGCAATTGCTATACTCAAAACATCTTCACTACCTACTCCATAAGGATTAGAAAGATTACAAATACTTATTTCTCCACTTTTACTCCCATGTAGTTCGATAGTTTTTAATACTTTCTTACTCATGTTTATCCTTAAAAGTTGTGATAATTTTTGCTTGGAATTTTAGCCAATCTTTTTGAAGCATGATAGGAAAACCACCATACACTCTAGCACCTTCTAAATTTTTAGTAACACCACCTCTTGCTGCAATAGTTGCAAAATCTCCAATTTGTAAATGCCCACTAGTAGCACTTTGACCACCCATGGTAACATTTTTACCTAAAACACTAGAACCTGAAATTCCACTTTGAGCCACGATAAGACAATTTTCTCCAATTTCACAATTGTGCCCTACTTGAACTAAATTATCTATCTTAGTTCCTTGTTTTATAATAGTGCTTTCAAAAACAGCTCTATCAATCGTAGCGCAAGCTCCAATTTCCACAAAATCTTCTAAAATCACATTTCCATTATGATATATTTTATAATGCTCTCCATTTTTAGTATGTGCATAACCAAAACCATCACTTCCTATAACACAATTTGCAAGCAAATGACATTTTTTACCTATCTTAGTGTCGTTATAAATTACCACATTAGGATGGATGATAGTGCATTCATCTATACTGACATTATCTCCTATATAAGCTCCAGCCATAATGATAACATTTTCTCCAATTTGGACATTATCCCCTATATAAACATTAGGCATGATTTTTGCACTTTTTGCTATTTTTGATTTTTTTTCTACATTTGAAGAAATTAAAGATTTTGCAAAAAGTTTGCTTAATAACGCAAAAGATAAATGTGGATTATCCACTACAAGCTTAATGCTATCTTTTGGAACTAAATTTTCAAATTCTTTAGAAACCAGCACTGCACCTGCATCAGTATTTGAAATTTTTTTTGAATTTTTTTCTCCATCACAATAACTAAGCTCAGTAAAACTTGCATTATTTAAAGAATTTAAAGCAGTTATTTCTATATCTTCTCCGCTATATTCTATACCCAAAAATTTTGCTATTTCGCTAATTTTCATCTTACCTCCATTAAAATAGAACCACTTCTTACTATATTGATTGGATTATATTTTTTCATTGTTTTTATAAAATTATCTATCCTTAATGCATCATCAGTAGCTACAGCTATAATGCTTTCACTATCGCTATATACAACTTTACCATTATAAGCTTTTAAAATTGCATCAAGTCCTGCAAAATTTTCATTTAATGCAATTTTTACCAAAGCCGTTTCTTTTTCTATAAAATCACTAGAATCAATTACTTTATAAGTTGGTATTAGCTTATGAAGCTGTTTGATAATTTGCTCAAACACTCTCTCATCCCCTAAAGTAACTATATTTATTCTAGAAAATTCTTTATCTTCCAATGGCGCTACGGTTAAAGATTCTATATTATAACCTCTACCAGAAAACAATCCAACAACACGAGATAAAACCCCATGTTCGTTTAAAACAATAACAGATATAACCCTTCTTTTCATTTTTTATCCTTGTTTTTATAACTAGGTAATATCATATTATATATAGCTCCACCTGCTGGCACCATAGGTAAAACATCTTCATATCTATCGATTGCAACATTTAATATAGAAGTTTTTGAAGAATTTAAAGCACTAACAAAAGCATTTTTAAATTCATCTTTTGTTGATACATTATAAGCTTCGC encodes:
- the lpxD gene encoding UDP-3-O-(3-hydroxymyristoyl)glucosamine N-acyltransferase, which codes for MKISEIAKFLGIEYSGEDIEITALNSLNNASFTELSYCDGEKNSKKISNTDAGAVLVSKEFENLVPKDSIKLVVDNPHLSFALLSKLFAKSLISSNVEKKSKIAKSAKIMPNVYIGDNVQIGENVIIMAGAYIGDNVSIDECTIIHPNVVIYNDTKIGKKCHLLANCVIGSDGFGYAHTKNGEHYKIYHNGNVILEDFVEIGACATIDRAVFESTIIKQGTKIDNLVQVGHNCEIGENCLIVAQSGISGSSVLGKNVTMGGQSATSGHLQIGDFATIAARGGVTKNLEGARVYGGFPIMLQKDWLKFQAKIITTFKDKHE
- the ilvN gene encoding acetolactate synthase small subunit — its product is MKRRVISVIVLNEHGVLSRVVGLFSGRGYNIESLTVAPLEDKEFSRINIVTLGDERVFEQIIKQLHKLIPTYKVIDSSDFIEKETALVKIALNENFAGLDAILKAYNGKVVYSDSESIIAVATDDALRIDNFIKTMKKYNPINIVRSGSILMEVR